The following are from one region of the Prochlorococcus marinus str. SB genome:
- the aroQ gene encoding type II 3-dehydroquinate dehydratase, with the protein MNILLINGPNLNLLGTREPEIYGNKTLGDIEEDLTKVAKQKSINLECFQSNHEGEIVDKIQDSVKSIQGILINAGAFTHTSISIRDALIGSKIPFVELHISNIFSREDFRKESFLTDKAIGIISGFGISSYSLALEGIIGYLNSKN; encoded by the coding sequence ATGAATATACTATTGATAAATGGACCAAATCTCAATCTTTTGGGAACTAGAGAACCTGAAATATATGGAAATAAAACATTGGGCGACATAGAAGAAGATTTAACTAAGGTTGCTAAACAAAAAAGTATTAATCTTGAATGTTTTCAAAGTAATCATGAAGGGGAAATAGTAGATAAAATTCAGGATTCTGTAAAAAGTATTCAAGGTATTCTTATAAATGCTGGTGCTTTTACTCATACCTCGATTTCCATTAGAGATGCTTTAATTGGATCAAAAATTCCATTTGTAGAGTTACATATTTCAAATATTTTTAGTAGAGAAGATTTTCGCAAAGAATCTTTTCTTACAGATAAAGCTATAGGAATTATTAGTGGATTTGGTATATCAAGTTATTCCTTAGCTCTTGAAGGAATCATTGGATATTTAAATAGTAAAAATTAA
- a CDS encoding DUF1823 family protein — protein MYKKEELVENQFTWPICKDLLFLVLEDRVSDVFVCELVWERLFYTKELSIDHWAFSALTPSYWSEKFEKAPQIISERPASVHLTRSIPKEYKQGLKNFLNFKGYKINELYPRRTRRATAVNWLIYWAIENDCFSKESGLMPSTCSPPVNPVKGHFGDPEIK, from the coding sequence ATGTATAAAAAAGAAGAATTAGTTGAAAATCAATTTACATGGCCAATATGTAAGGATCTATTATTTCTTGTTCTCGAAGATAGGGTTAGTGATGTTTTTGTTTGTGAATTGGTTTGGGAAAGACTTTTTTATACTAAAGAACTCTCTATAGATCATTGGGCCTTTAGCGCATTAACCCCTTCTTATTGGTCAGAAAAATTTGAAAAAGCTCCTCAAATCATTTCAGAGCGACCAGCCTCAGTACATTTGACTCGATCAATTCCAAAAGAGTATAAACAGGGATTGAAAAATTTTCTTAATTTTAAAGGCTATAAGATTAATGAACTTTATCCGAGAAGAACTAGAAGAGCGACGGCAGTAAATTGGTTGATTTATTGGGCGATTGAAAATGATTGTTTTTCAAAAGAAAGTGGATTAATGCCAAGTACTTGTTCACCCCCTGTTAATCCAGTTAAAGGACATTTTGGCGATCCAGAAATTAAATAA
- a CDS encoding tRNA-(ms[2]io[6]A)-hydroxylase, translating to MLVDFKRPSSHIKYLSSLTSDKWIELALSNPIDILIDHAHCERKAAGVAIQLMFRYPSEPNLAEVLSPIAREELEHFEKILYFLKDLGHSLESLKPPPYGAELSKNIRKEEPNRMLDSFLIAGLIEARSHERLSLLALNSEDKSFKSLYESLLESEARHFGVYWKLAQTKFSKNQTFKRLEELSEIESSILAETFVLPRVHS from the coding sequence ATGCTAGTTGATTTTAAAAGGCCTTCTTCTCATATTAAATATTTATCGTCATTAACCTCAGATAAGTGGATCGAACTCGCATTATCTAATCCAATCGATATTCTTATTGACCATGCTCATTGTGAAAGAAAAGCAGCAGGAGTAGCTATTCAATTGATGTTTAGATATCCATCAGAACCAAATCTGGCAGAAGTTTTAAGCCCAATAGCGAGAGAGGAATTAGAGCATTTTGAAAAAATACTTTATTTTTTAAAGGATCTTGGACATTCTCTTGAGTCCTTAAAACCGCCTCCATATGGGGCTGAATTGTCCAAGAATATAAGAAAGGAAGAGCCCAATAGAATGCTTGATAGTTTCTTAATAGCAGGACTTATTGAAGCAAGAAGTCATGAAAGATTAAGCTTACTTGCGCTGAATTCTGAAGATAAATCATTTAAATCCCTCTATGAGTCTCTGCTTGAGAGTGAGGCAAGACATTTTGGAGTTTATTGGAAATTAGCGCAAACTAAATTCTCTAAAAATCAAACTTTCAAAAGGTTAGAGGAATTGTCTGAAATTGAGTCGTCAATACTAGCTGAAACTTTTGTATTGCCAAGGGTACATAGCTAA
- the cobI gene encoding precorrin-2 C(20)-methyltransferase translates to MIINKFLSLLNRYKTDLPTFTIVGVGPGDPSLLTIAAVDAIKKAKVIVFPISDDNKKSFAAEIVKNYTKFKKNIPIIFPMARKDFDPDEIWSNAVEKIVKYIKNGESVVLLCLGDTSLFASSSNILRLIKNNHAEIITKTIPGISSISAAAALNDFDLVKKGETLIIKECPSSESELTTLIRESKSNKTVLAIMKVGKRWNLVREILKREDIINTSLIALSVGMPDQIIQYASQYKKEFMPYFSLILIRFD, encoded by the coding sequence ATGATAATAAACAAGTTCTTAAGTTTACTTAATCGATATAAAACTGATTTACCAACATTCACCATCGTTGGTGTAGGCCCTGGAGATCCATCGCTTTTAACAATTGCGGCTGTAGATGCAATAAAAAAAGCGAAAGTTATAGTTTTCCCAATATCAGATGATAATAAAAAGAGTTTCGCTGCAGAAATAGTCAAGAATTACACCAAATTTAAAAAAAATATACCTATCATCTTTCCCATGGCTAGGAAGGATTTTGATCCAGATGAAATATGGTCTAATGCTGTAGAAAAAATTGTTAAATATATAAAAAATGGAGAATCAGTTGTTTTACTTTGTCTTGGAGATACTTCACTATTTGCAAGTTCCTCTAATATTTTGAGGTTAATAAAAAATAATCATGCTGAAATTATTACCAAAACAATACCTGGTATTTCCTCTATTTCAGCAGCAGCAGCTTTGAATGATTTTGATTTGGTAAAAAAAGGCGAGACCTTGATCATTAAAGAATGCCCTTCTTCAGAATCTGAATTAACAACCCTAATTAGGGAAAGTAAGTCAAATAAAACGGTATTGGCAATTATGAAAGTTGGCAAAAGATGGAATTTAGTCAGAGAAATTTTAAAAAGAGAGGATATCATCAATACATCATTAATAGCTTTAAGTGTTGGGATGCCTGATCAAATTATTCAATATGCATCACAATATAAAAAGGAATTTATGCCTTATTTCTCTTTGATTTTGATAAGGTTCGATTAA